The Diaphorobacter ruginosibacter genome contains a region encoding:
- a CDS encoding ABC transporter ATP-binding protein: protein MPHIPVDSPQTGLPLLDVQELRARFGDKEVVHGVNFHIHPGEKLALVGESGSGKTVTALSLLRLAGDAELSGHAMFRGRDLLALSERELRGVRGGDIAMIFQEPMTALNPLMPVGEQIAEVLQLKQALTRQQARDHAIELLAATGIPEPARRAGAFPHQLSGGQRQRAMIAMALASQPQLLLADEPTTALDVSLRGQILDLLDDLQRQTGMAVLLITHDLMLVRRFADRVAVMEHGVLVEQGAVAQVFEAPQHSYTRKLIGSIPVRDVIEHAADEIAQAPMAALASDLTVGYAVSLPGFTGWFRKGRFDAVRLVNFELPGGQTLGVVGESGSGKSTLAQAMLGLLPYEGEMALAGERWQKPPTHNTPHNKALRRKVQVVFQDPFSSLSPRLTIEDIVGEGLEVHAPQMTPDSRREQVLRILADVGLSEAQFPGLLSRYPHEFSGGQRQRIAIARALVVDPDLLVLDEPTSALDVTIQQQVLGLLQRLQKARNLSYLLITHDVAVVRAMAHRVIVMKEGEVLESGSVVQVLDAPRHPYTQKLVAAALV, encoded by the coding sequence ATGCCCCATATTCCCGTTGACTCCCCCCAGACCGGTCTCCCACTGCTGGACGTGCAGGAGCTGCGGGCGCGCTTTGGCGACAAGGAGGTGGTGCACGGTGTGAACTTCCACATCCATCCCGGAGAAAAGCTGGCGCTGGTGGGCGAGTCGGGTTCCGGCAAGACGGTGACCGCGCTGTCGCTGCTGCGCCTCGCGGGCGATGCCGAGCTTTCGGGGCATGCGATGTTCCGGGGGCGCGACCTCCTGGCGCTGAGCGAGCGGGAACTGCGCGGCGTGCGGGGTGGCGACATCGCCATGATCTTCCAGGAGCCGATGACGGCATTGAACCCGCTGATGCCCGTGGGCGAGCAGATTGCCGAGGTGCTTCAGCTCAAGCAGGCTCTCACGCGGCAGCAGGCACGCGATCACGCCATCGAGCTATTGGCCGCCACGGGCATTCCTGAGCCCGCACGGCGCGCAGGGGCCTTCCCGCATCAGCTCTCCGGCGGCCAGAGGCAGCGCGCGATGATCGCGATGGCGCTGGCGAGCCAGCCGCAACTGCTTCTTGCCGACGAACCGACCACGGCGCTGGATGTTTCGCTGCGCGGGCAGATCCTCGACCTGCTCGATGATCTGCAGCGGCAGACGGGCATGGCCGTGCTGCTGATCACCCATGACCTCATGCTGGTGCGCAGGTTTGCAGACCGGGTGGCCGTGATGGAGCATGGCGTGCTGGTGGAGCAGGGCGCCGTGGCGCAGGTCTTCGAAGCACCGCAGCATTCCTATACGCGCAAGCTCATCGGCAGCATTCCGGTGCGCGATGTGATCGAGCATGCCGCTGACGAGATCGCGCAGGCGCCCATGGCCGCGCTGGCTTCGGACCTGACCGTGGGCTACGCGGTATCGCTGCCGGGCTTCACGGGGTGGTTTCGCAAGGGCCGGTTCGATGCGGTGCGGCTTGTGAATTTCGAGTTGCCGGGCGGGCAGACTCTCGGCGTGGTCGGTGAGTCGGGCTCAGGCAAGTCCACGCTGGCTCAGGCCATGCTGGGCCTGTTGCCGTACGAAGGAGAGATGGCACTCGCCGGCGAACGCTGGCAGAAGCCTCCCACCCACAATACGCCCCACAACAAGGCGCTGCGGCGCAAGGTGCAGGTGGTGTTCCAGGATCCGTTCTCATCGCTGTCGCCGCGATTGACGATCGAGGACATCGTCGGCGAAGGCCTCGAGGTGCACGCGCCACAGATGACTCCGGACTCCCGGCGTGAGCAGGTGCTGCGAATCCTGGCCGACGTGGGGTTGTCGGAGGCGCAGTTCCCCGGACTCCTGTCGCGTTATCCGCACGAGTTTTCGGGCGGCCAGCGCCAGCGCATCGCCATTGCGCGGGCGCTGGTGGTCGATCCGGACCTGCTGGTGCTCGACGAGCCGACCAGTGCACTCGATGTGACCATCCAGCAGCAGGTGCTGGGCCTGCTGCAGCGGCTGCAGAAGGCGCGCAATCTCTCTTATCTGCTGATCACGCACGACGTGGCGGTGGTGCGTGCCATGGCGCATCGTGTGATCGTGATGAAGGAGGGAGAGGTGCTCGAGAGCGGCTCCGTGGTCCAGGTGCTGGATGCGCCGCGCCATCCCTACACGCAGAAGCTGGTGGCGGCGGCGCTGGTCTAG
- a CDS encoding LysR family transcriptional regulator — protein sequence MNISIRQIDAFLALAGQRHFTRAAAQCHLSQPAFSALIRSLEDELQVRLFDRSTRHVELTAEGVNFTESAHRIRAEVDRAITGMRDAVTLKRGKVSIALLPSLAAGWLPQRLAEFRKRFPGIELEIADVLSEPCIELVAAGKADFALAAIRADTPDLQAEPFCSDDFHLVCRADHPLARRPRSRAQQPISIEQLAQYPFIHMARHSSVRQFLEAALHPQPMNSVMEVEQLATVMGMVRAGLGISVIPALTLFHFQQDELVTRALHWPALRRQIYLVRRRDRSLSVAAQAMYDTLMENRPVMG from the coding sequence ATGAATATCTCGATTCGCCAGATCGATGCATTCCTGGCCCTGGCCGGGCAGCGCCATTTCACGCGCGCCGCGGCGCAGTGCCACCTGTCCCAGCCGGCATTCAGCGCCCTCATCCGCTCCCTCGAGGATGAGCTGCAGGTGCGCCTGTTCGACCGCAGCACGCGGCATGTGGAGCTGACGGCCGAAGGCGTCAACTTCACCGAGTCGGCCCACCGCATCCGTGCGGAGGTCGACCGTGCCATCACCGGCATGCGCGATGCCGTCACGCTCAAGCGCGGAAAGGTCAGCATCGCGCTGCTGCCCTCGCTCGCGGCGGGCTGGCTGCCGCAGCGGCTGGCGGAGTTTCGCAAGCGGTTTCCCGGCATCGAGCTCGAGATTGCCGACGTCCTGTCCGAGCCCTGTATCGAACTGGTGGCTGCGGGCAAGGCCGACTTCGCGCTTGCCGCGATCCGGGCCGACACGCCCGACCTGCAGGCCGAGCCCTTCTGCAGCGATGACTTCCACCTGGTGTGCCGCGCCGACCACCCGCTGGCCAGGCGCCCCCGGTCACGCGCGCAGCAGCCCATCTCGATCGAGCAGCTGGCGCAGTACCCCTTCATCCACATGGCGCGGCACAGCAGCGTGCGCCAGTTTCTCGAGGCGGCCCTGCATCCGCAGCCCATGAACAGCGTGATGGAGGTCGAGCAACTCGCCACCGTCATGGGCATGGTGCGCGCAGGCCTGGGCATCAGCGTGATTCCCGCGCTCACGCTGTTCCACTTCCAGCAGGACGAACTGGTCACCCGCGCGCTCCACTGGCCTGCGCTGCGCCGCCAGATCTACCTGGTGCGCCGGCGCGACCGAAGCCTCTCCGTGGCCGCGCAGGCGATGTACGACACGCTCATGGAAAACCGTCCCGTCATGGGCTGA
- a CDS encoding alpha/beta fold hydrolase has product MHSSELSELFPGLESRSIPVEGGVHIRVLTGGSGPALLMLHGHPQTSAIWHKVAPELARHFTLVLADLRGYGDSSKPNGGARSADYSKRVMARDMLQVMQQLGHPTFRVLAHDRGARVAHRLALDHEDVVERMVLLDIAPTVAMYSQTTEAFARAYWHWFFLIQKSPMPERLIRANPAAYVRDVLGGRSAGLSPFDLRALAEYERCMALPGAAHALCEDYRASADIDLEHDREDIEAGHFLTLPTLVLWGEQGVVNRCFEPLKEWQKIGTQVSGHTLPCGHYIAEEAPEALLEAALPFLKAG; this is encoded by the coding sequence ATGCACAGCAGCGAGCTCAGCGAATTGTTCCCAGGTCTTGAAAGCCGATCGATCCCTGTCGAAGGTGGAGTGCACATCCGCGTGTTGACCGGCGGCAGCGGCCCCGCGCTGCTGATGCTGCACGGCCATCCCCAGACTTCGGCCATCTGGCACAAGGTGGCCCCGGAGCTGGCAAGGCATTTCACTCTGGTGCTGGCCGACCTGCGCGGCTACGGCGATTCCTCCAAGCCCAACGGCGGTGCGCGCAGCGCGGACTACAGCAAGCGCGTCATGGCGCGCGACATGCTGCAGGTGATGCAGCAACTGGGCCACCCCACATTCCGGGTGCTCGCGCATGATCGCGGCGCGCGCGTGGCGCATCGCCTGGCGCTGGATCACGAGGATGTGGTCGAGCGCATGGTGCTGCTTGACATCGCACCGACCGTGGCCATGTATTCGCAGACCACCGAAGCCTTTGCGCGCGCCTACTGGCACTGGTTCTTCCTCATCCAGAAGTCACCCATGCCCGAGCGCCTGATCCGGGCGAATCCCGCAGCCTACGTGCGCGACGTTCTGGGCGGCCGCTCGGCGGGACTCTCGCCTTTCGATCTGCGTGCACTGGCCGAATACGAGCGCTGCATGGCCCTGCCCGGTGCGGCGCATGCGTTGTGCGAGGACTATCGCGCCTCGGCCGACATCGACCTGGAGCATGACCGCGAGGATATCGAGGCGGGGCACTTCCTGACGCTGCCCACATTGGTGCTCTGGGGCGAGCAGGGCGTGGTCAACCGCTGTTTCGAGCCGCTCAAGGAATGGCAGAAGATCGGCACACAGGTGAGCGGACATACGCTGCCATGCGGGCACTACATCGCAGAGGAAGCGCCCGAGGCACTGCTGGAGGCGGCGCTACCGTTCCTCAAGGCGGGTTAG
- a CDS encoding universal stress protein: MNTPDTVYACIDGLDATASVIDSAAWAARRLHAPLTLLHALERPEPLPPVGDYSGLIGVGAQEVLLQRLNELDEERSKVAHQAAQQMIQEALKHVDAESVPALHTYLKDGNLTDVLLEQEPTARLFVLGKGYRATTARKLRLDHRVESVIRSVKQPVLVITASHFVTPTHFVVAFDGSATALRAVQAVARSPLLRGMAAQLVMAGEPSVEMLAQLEGAQRLLEESGFQVTTQLVRGLPEEAIPAFLSSRSDTFLVLGAYGHSRIRQLIVGSTTTALLRLSSVPVLVLR; encoded by the coding sequence ATGAACACCCCAGACACCGTATATGCCTGCATCGACGGGCTCGATGCCACCGCATCCGTGATCGACAGCGCCGCATGGGCCGCGAGACGCCTGCATGCTCCGCTCACGCTGCTGCATGCACTCGAGAGACCCGAGCCGCTTCCGCCCGTCGGCGACTACAGCGGCCTGATCGGCGTCGGCGCGCAGGAGGTTTTGCTCCAGCGACTGAACGAGCTGGACGAGGAGCGCTCCAAGGTCGCGCACCAGGCGGCCCAGCAGATGATCCAGGAGGCGCTCAAGCATGTGGATGCAGAAAGTGTTCCGGCCCTGCATACCTACCTGAAGGATGGCAACCTCACCGATGTGTTGCTGGAACAGGAGCCCACGGCGCGCCTGTTCGTGCTGGGCAAGGGCTACCGGGCCACCACTGCGCGCAAGTTGCGCCTGGACCACCGCGTGGAAAGCGTGATCCGCAGTGTCAAGCAGCCCGTGCTGGTGATCACCGCATCCCATTTCGTCACGCCCACCCATTTTGTTGTTGCTTTCGACGGCAGTGCCACCGCGCTGCGTGCGGTGCAGGCCGTGGCGCGCAGTCCCTTGCTGCGCGGCATGGCGGCGCAGCTCGTGATGGCCGGGGAGCCCTCCGTGGAAATGCTGGCGCAGCTCGAAGGCGCGCAGCGCCTGCTGGAGGAGTCAGGCTTCCAGGTGACCACGCAGCTGGTGCGAGGATTGCCCGAGGAGGCCATCCCCGCTTTCCTCTCCTCGCGCAGCGACACCTTCCTGGTGCTGGGTGCCTATGGCCACTCCCGCATCCGCCAGCTGATCGTCGGCAGCACGACGACTGCCCTGCTGCGCCTGAGCTCGGTGCCGGTGCTCGTGCTGCGTTGA
- a CDS encoding acyclic terpene utilization AtuA family protein has translation MTQANVLRIGCAAGFSGDRTDAALPIVEDLIAAGRPSVLMFETLAERTLALAQLARRDDPDAGFEPLLDELLRPVLALCLQHGIRIVSNFGAANPRGAARRILTLAAELGTRTPRVAVVEGDDLLGDVHRPMLERALGQRLPQAPIVSANAYIGAEPIAEALRAGADIVVCGRVADPSLVLGPAIAHFGWSMQDWDRLARATMAGHLLECGSQVTGGYFADPGFKDVPDLAHVGYPIADIDADGHCTISKPAGTGGRIDARTVKEQLLYELHDPAAYLTPDVVADITQARVLEVAVDRARLEGVLGHERPPTLKVNVCFEAGWFAEAEISYAGPRAGLRALLAADVVRERLGQQEKIRVDLIGVNSVLGDDGNEWLPSAGKDRDKHERQMQALHDARDVRLRLSWQRQDRGDALRLTREVNALYCCGPAGGGGVRSAVRARLGTVSCLVPRDAVRTRFDWVA, from the coding sequence ATGACTCAGGCAAATGTGCTGCGCATCGGCTGCGCAGCGGGCTTCTCGGGCGACCGGACGGATGCGGCACTGCCCATCGTGGAAGACTTGATCGCCGCAGGCAGGCCTTCCGTGCTGATGTTCGAGACATTGGCCGAACGCACGCTGGCGCTGGCGCAGCTCGCGCGTCGCGATGACCCCGATGCGGGCTTCGAGCCGCTGCTGGACGAGTTGCTGCGCCCGGTGCTGGCGCTCTGCCTGCAGCATGGCATCCGCATCGTGAGCAACTTTGGCGCGGCCAACCCGCGCGGCGCGGCGCGGCGCATCCTCACCCTGGCTGCGGAACTCGGCACGCGCACTCCCCGGGTGGCGGTGGTGGAGGGCGATGACCTGCTGGGCGACGTGCATCGGCCCATGCTGGAGCGCGCCCTCGGACAGCGGCTGCCCCAGGCGCCCATCGTGAGCGCCAATGCCTATATCGGTGCCGAGCCGATCGCAGAGGCCTTGCGTGCGGGTGCGGACATCGTCGTCTGCGGCCGCGTGGCAGACCCTTCGCTGGTGCTGGGGCCGGCCATCGCCCATTTCGGCTGGTCGATGCAGGACTGGGATCGCCTTGCCCGCGCGACGATGGCGGGACACTTGCTCGAATGCGGGTCGCAGGTGACGGGCGGGTACTTTGCCGATCCGGGCTTCAAGGACGTGCCCGATCTGGCGCATGTCGGCTACCCGATCGCCGACATCGATGCCGACGGCCATTGCACCATCTCCAAGCCCGCTGGAACCGGCGGACGCATCGACGCGCGGACGGTCAAGGAGCAGCTGCTTTACGAACTGCACGACCCCGCCGCCTATCTCACGCCTGATGTGGTGGCGGACATCACGCAGGCGCGTGTGCTCGAGGTGGCTGTCGATCGCGCGCGCCTTGAAGGCGTGTTGGGCCACGAGCGGCCGCCAACGCTCAAGGTGAATGTCTGCTTTGAGGCGGGCTGGTTTGCAGAGGCGGAGATCTCCTATGCCGGCCCGCGTGCAGGCTTGCGGGCGCTGCTCGCCGCGGACGTGGTGCGCGAGCGTCTCGGCCAGCAAGAGAAGATCCGAGTGGACCTGATCGGCGTGAACAGCGTCCTGGGAGACGATGGCAACGAGTGGCTCCCGTCAGCCGGAAAGGATCGCGACAAGCACGAACGGCAGATGCAGGCACTTCATGACGCTCGCGACGTGCGGCTCAGGCTTTCATGGCAGCGCCAGGATCGTGGCGATGCGCTGCGGCTCACGCGCGAGGTCAATGCACTGTACTGCTGTGGTCCCGCCGGCGGCGGCGGCGTTCGCTCCGCGGTGCGGGCGCGGCTGGGAACCGTGTCGTGCCTCGTTCCGCGGGATGCGGTGCGCACCCGTTTCGACTGGGTGGCCTGA
- a CDS encoding AtuA-related protein: MTHPSLSKPLHRLAHGRTGDKGNRSNISVIAWHPALWDLLVREVTEERVAAQFAARHPSQVTRYLLPHLQAMNFVLDEVLDGGVNDALNLDSHGKALSFLLLEMPIAVPGELHPYLAGRAVQA, encoded by the coding sequence ATGACCCATCCATCCCTCTCCAAGCCCTTGCACCGTCTTGCACATGGCCGAACCGGCGACAAGGGCAACCGCTCCAATATCAGCGTGATTGCCTGGCACCCGGCGCTCTGGGACCTGCTGGTGCGCGAGGTGACCGAGGAACGCGTGGCGGCGCAGTTCGCAGCGCGGCATCCGTCGCAAGTCACGCGCTACCTGCTGCCCCACCTGCAGGCGATGAACTTCGTGCTCGACGAGGTGCTCGACGGAGGCGTGAACGACGCGCTCAATCTCGACAGCCATGGCAAGGCGCTGTCATTCCTGCTGCTGGAGATGCCGATCGCCGTTCCCGGCGAGTTGCATCCGTATCTGGCAGGCCGGGCGGTGCAGGCTTGA